One window from the genome of Neospora caninum Liverpool complete genome, chromosome VI encodes:
- a CDS encoding putative leucine rich repeat protein yields MRITEQLLRQRSEHNDGILSELEEVALHQFEIEKLENVDKLCKNLKILLLQNNIIEKIENVQRLKALEYLNLALNNITKAENLAGCESLKKLDLTVNFIGVTDLEESVLNLQDNEKLEDLYLMGNPCTEWENWRLFVVAHLPQLRQLDGKVITPRERIEAARRLPSLKTELKEKIKEQQSKPQKEASSTAYTTENRKKMYLEMAREREEKERKANEGKKKAGRYRFSLDQSSEPDKIVLELEAPRYLCTSAIDVDVNPNYVRCTIKNKVTQLRLPAEVRVEDSRVQRSKATGHLRIEMPLVEPPPSALRKKKGAVSPIYDRDDEKSQMASKRGSSHSTKGSTSDSVSIKEMLDVTGKATQFMSENARAAFSAERELRELSERKTVAAIGGSDDQCGEASEGNTAGELPRNGVAKRGKENHAEAENSVRALCCTAADVEEKRTADDDALPELETVY; encoded by the exons ATGCGGATCACCGAGCAGCTCCTACGACAGCGTTCTGAGCATAATGACGGCATCCTGTCGGAGTTGGAAGAAGTCGCACTGCATCAATTCGAGATCGAAAAACTCGAGAATGTCGACAAGCTGTGCAAGAACCTCAAAATTCTTCTTCTACAAAACAACATTATAG AGAAAATCGAAAACGTTCAGAGACTGAAAGCGCTGGAGTACCTGAATCTGGCGCTGAACAACATTACGAAAGCAGAGAATCTCGCCGGATGCGAAAGTTTGAAAAAG CTCGATTTAACTGTAAATTTCATCGGCGTCACCGACCTAGAAGAGTCCGTCCTCAATCTACAGGACAACGAAAAACTGGAAGATCTCTATCTCATGGGCAACCCGTGCACCGA ATGGGAAAACTGGAGGCTGTTCGTCGTCGCCCACttgccgcagctgcggcaaCTCGACGGCAAGGTCATTACACCGCGTGAACGGATTGAAGCTGCGAGACGCCTGCCGTCTTTGAAAACGGAGTTGAAGGAAAAAATCAAAGAGCAACAGAGTAAACCACAAA aagaagcatCTTCGACTGCGTACAccacagaaaacaggaagaaaatGTACCTTGAGATGGCGAGG gagcgggaagaaaaagagaggaaagcaaacgaaggcaagaagaaggcag GCCGCTATCGCTTCTCGCTGGACCAGTCCTCTGAGCCTGACAAAATCGTTCTCGAGCTTGAAGCTCCCAG GTACCTTTGCACATCAGCAATTGACGTAGATGTTAATCCAAATTATGTTCGCTGCACGATCAAGA ACAAAGTGACCCAGCTCCGATTGCCGGCTGAAGTGCGCGTCGAAGACTCTCGA GTTCAGCGCTCCAAAGCGACTGGGCATCTGCGCATCGAAATGCCGCTAGTCGAGCCTCCTCCGTCTGCGCttcggaagaagaaaggcgctgtctctccaatCTACG acagagacgacgagaagtCGCAGATGGCGAGCAAACGTGGTTCTTCCCACTCGACGAAAGGATCCACTTCTGACTCGGTATCCATAAAAGAAATGCTGGATGTgacaggaaaggcgacgcagtTCATGTCTGAGAACGCACGCGCGgctttctctgcagagagagaactgcgTGAACTgtcagagagaaaaaccgtAGCCGCAATCGGAGGGTCTGATGATCAGTGTGGTGAAGCGTCAGAGGGGAACACCGCCGGAGAGCTTCCGCGAAACGGAGtcgcaaagagaggaaaggagaatcATGCAGAAGCGGAGAATTCGGTCAGAGCACTCTGCTGTACTGCGGCAGAtgtggaggaaaagcgaaCAGCCGACGATGACGCTCTCCCTGAGTTGGAAACGGTGTATTAA